The following coding sequences lie in one Komagataeibacter sucrofermentans DSM 15973 genomic window:
- the murG gene encoding undecaprenyldiphospho-muramoylpentapeptide beta-N-acetylglucosaminyltransferase yields MTHHCIAVAAGGTGGHFFPAEALACELVRRGHDIILMTDQRAGGRESGVFAGRQQFVLPGAGIAGRGLMRASRAALALARGTLQARGIIGRIRPAAIIGFGGYPSVPPLLGGSLLGKKHRPLLFIHEGNAVLGKANGFLAPRMDGIATSFPTVAGVPARVPTTLTGMPVRPDIAALAGEGYEPSNGVLRLLVWGGSLGARVFSDVVPPALAALPPALRARLQVTQQARAEDVARVQAAYKTAGIPATIAPFLDDVPGLLRAAHLVIGRAGGSSVAELTVAGRPALLVPLPIAARDEQGANAQALVDAGAAWMIRQPAFTAPALTQRLTTLLADRDLLARTAQAASRLGRPDAARLLADMIEARLPDTPRTA; encoded by the coding sequence ATGACCCATCACTGCATTGCCGTGGCAGCCGGGGGCACCGGCGGCCATTTCTTCCCCGCCGAGGCGCTGGCCTGCGAACTGGTGCGCCGGGGGCATGACATCATCCTCATGACCGACCAGCGCGCCGGCGGGCGCGAAAGCGGCGTGTTTGCCGGGCGCCAGCAGTTCGTGCTGCCCGGCGCGGGCATTGCCGGGCGCGGCCTGATGCGGGCCAGCCGGGCAGCACTGGCGCTGGCGCGCGGCACGCTGCAGGCGCGCGGCATCATTGGCCGCATTCGCCCTGCCGCCATCATCGGCTTTGGCGGCTACCCCTCCGTGCCGCCACTGCTGGGCGGCAGCCTGCTGGGCAAAAAACACCGCCCGCTGCTGTTCATCCATGAAGGCAATGCGGTGCTGGGCAAGGCCAATGGCTTCCTGGCCCCGCGCATGGATGGCATCGCCACGTCCTTCCCCACGGTAGCGGGCGTGCCTGCCAGGGTGCCCACCACGCTGACCGGCATGCCGGTGCGGCCCGATATCGCGGCACTGGCGGGGGAAGGCTATGAACCCTCCAATGGCGTGCTCAGGCTGCTGGTGTGGGGTGGCTCGCTCGGCGCCCGCGTGTTCAGCGACGTGGTGCCCCCAGCCCTTGCCGCCCTGCCGCCCGCGCTGCGCGCGCGGCTGCAGGTCACCCAGCAGGCCCGCGCCGAGGATGTGGCGCGCGTGCAGGCCGCCTATAAAACGGCTGGCATTCCCGCCACCATAGCCCCCTTTCTTGATGACGTGCCCGGCCTGTTGCGGGCAGCCCATCTGGTGATTGGCCGGGCGGGCGGTTCATCGGTGGCAGAACTGACGGTGGCGGGCCGCCCTGCCCTGCTGGTGCCGCTGCCCATTGCCGCGCGTGATGAACAGGGTGCCAACGCACAGGCGCTGGTTGACGCGGGGGCTGCGTGGATGATCCGCCAGCCCGCATTTACCGCGCCCGCGCTCACGCAGCGCCTGACCACATTGCTCGCTGACCGCGACCTGCTCGCCCGCACGGCGCAGGCCGCGAGCCGCCTTGGCCGCCCCGATGCCGCCCGCCTTCTGGCCGATATGATAGAAGCCCGCTTGCCTGACACGCCCCGCACCGCTTAA
- the murB gene encoding UDP-N-acetylmuramate dehydrogenase → MTAGPATPLPQWAQVLDTDEFRPRGRLTPQAALGPRTWFRVGGAAELLFQPACAEDLAQALGRLPLEVPVLPLGACSNVIVRDGGIDGLVIRLARGFSTIRRDGDGLIVGAACLDMTVAEHAAEAGLAGLEFLAGIPGSIGGAVAMNAGAYGSDMATVLDWVEIVTRDGGLLRLPAASLDFGYRHATLPPQAVVVRARLNAQEAPSAVIRQRIDEIRTAREGAQPVRARTGGSTFRNPAPDESERKAWELIDAAGCRGLVVGGAQMSEKHCNFMLNTGTATAADLERLGDVVRQRVHDHTAVTLRWEIKRLGRPAPHGMGENT, encoded by the coding sequence ATGACCGCTGGCCCCGCCACCCCCCTGCCGCAATGGGCGCAGGTTCTGGACACGGACGAATTCCGCCCCCGTGGCCGCCTGACCCCGCAGGCCGCCCTTGGCCCGCGCACATGGTTCCGCGTGGGTGGCGCGGCTGAGCTATTGTTCCAGCCCGCATGCGCCGAGGATCTGGCGCAGGCACTGGGGCGCCTGCCGCTTGAGGTGCCGGTGTTGCCGCTGGGCGCATGCTCGAACGTGATCGTGCGCGATGGCGGGATTGACGGGCTGGTCATTCGCCTCGCCCGTGGCTTTTCCACCATCCGCCGCGATGGCGATGGCCTGATCGTGGGCGCTGCCTGCCTGGACATGACGGTGGCCGAACATGCCGCCGAAGCAGGCCTGGCGGGGCTTGAATTCCTGGCGGGCATTCCCGGCTCGATCGGCGGCGCGGTGGCCATGAACGCAGGCGCCTACGGCTCGGACATGGCCACGGTGCTGGACTGGGTGGAGATCGTGACCCGCGATGGCGGGCTGCTGCGCCTGCCCGCCGCCTCGCTTGATTTTGGCTACCGCCACGCCACCCTGCCGCCGCAGGCCGTGGTGGTGCGCGCACGCCTCAACGCGCAGGAAGCGCCCTCCGCGGTCATCCGCCAGCGCATTGACGAGATCCGCACCGCGCGCGAAGGCGCCCAGCCGGTGCGCGCGCGCACGGGGGGCTCCACCTTCCGCAATCCCGCCCCTGACGAATCGGAGCGCAAGGCGTGGGAGCTGATCGATGCCGCTGGCTGCCGGGGGCTTGTGGTGGGGGGCGCGCAGATGAGCGAGAAGCACTGCAACTTCATGCTCAACACCGGCACCGCGACCGCCGCCGACCTTGAGCGGCTGGGTGATGTCGTGCGCCAGCGCGTGCATGACCACACGGCCGTCACACTGCGGTGGGAAATAAAGCGCCTCGGGCGGCCTGCCCCTCACGGCATGGGAGAAAACACATGA
- a CDS encoding UDP-N-acetylmuramoyl-L-alanyl-D-glutamate--2,6-diaminopimelate ligase: MDLTEVLHRAGVAVARPVPAATGPVTAITADSRATGPGVIFAALRGTRVDGRAYIPQAVANGVAAVLVQADPDFVPPPGVACVQVDDARRAMALIARALAPRLPAHIAAITGTNGKTSTAEFLRQIWALQGLQAGTIGTLGAVAPCPLPDCGPVLTTPDSVGLMRLLGAMAAGGVEHVAIEASSHGLEQRRLDGITPYAAGFSNLTRDHLDYHGTAAHYRAAKLRLFDTILPEGGIAALNADMDAETCAAVRAIAQRRNLVLRTTGTQGESLRLLSARATPMGQDLRIATPAGECAVSVKLVGRFQVDNLLMAAALSGSADDAPARALALLPHLHGVRGRLERAAVLPGGAAAYVDYAHTPDAIARLLNSLRPHTPGRLVIVMGAGGDRDRGKRPVMGATATQLADTVIVTDDNPRSEPPDAIRAAIMAASPGAIEIGDRRQAIAAGLDMLGAGDVLVVAGKGHEQGQIVGDAVLPFDDATVIRGLTTGTE; this comes from the coding sequence ATGGACCTGACCGAAGTCCTGCACCGCGCAGGCGTTGCCGTCGCGCGGCCCGTGCCTGCCGCAACCGGCCCCGTTACCGCCATTACGGCAGACAGCCGCGCAACCGGCCCCGGCGTGATCTTTGCCGCCCTGCGCGGCACGCGGGTGGATGGGCGGGCTTATATTCCGCAGGCCGTGGCCAATGGCGTTGCGGCCGTGCTGGTGCAGGCCGATCCCGATTTCGTGCCGCCGCCGGGCGTTGCCTGCGTGCAGGTGGACGATGCGCGCCGCGCGATGGCCCTGATCGCGCGCGCGCTCGCCCCCCGCCTGCCTGCCCATATCGCGGCCATTACCGGCACCAATGGCAAGACCAGCACGGCGGAATTCCTGCGCCAGATCTGGGCGCTGCAGGGTTTGCAGGCAGGCACCATCGGCACGCTGGGCGCAGTTGCCCCCTGCCCGCTGCCTGATTGCGGCCCCGTGCTCACCACGCCCGACAGCGTGGGCCTGATGCGCCTGCTCGGCGCAATGGCGGCGGGCGGGGTCGAGCATGTCGCCATCGAGGCGTCATCGCACGGGCTGGAACAGCGCAGGCTCGATGGCATCACGCCCTATGCCGCAGGTTTCAGCAACCTCACGCGTGACCATCTGGACTATCACGGCACTGCCGCGCACTACCGCGCCGCCAAGCTGCGCCTGTTCGACACGATTCTGCCCGAAGGGGGCATTGCCGCCCTCAATGCGGACATGGACGCCGAGACCTGCGCTGCCGTGCGCGCCATTGCCCAACGCCGCAACCTCGTGCTGCGCACCACCGGCACACAGGGCGAGAGCCTGCGCCTGCTGTCCGCCCGCGCCACCCCCATGGGGCAGGACCTGCGCATCGCCACCCCTGCGGGGGAATGCGCGGTCAGCGTGAAGCTGGTCGGGCGCTTTCAGGTCGATAACCTGCTCATGGCCGCAGCGCTTTCAGGCAGCGCGGACGATGCGCCCGCGCGCGCGCTCGCCCTCCTGCCGCACCTGCATGGCGTGCGTGGCAGGCTGGAACGCGCCGCCGTGCTGCCGGGCGGAGCCGCCGCCTATGTCGATTACGCCCACACGCCCGATGCCATCGCCCGGCTGCTGAACTCGCTGCGCCCCCACACGCCGGGCAGGCTGGTGATCGTGATGGGGGCTGGCGGCGACCGCGACCGGGGCAAGCGGCCCGTGATGGGCGCCACCGCCACGCAACTGGCCGACACCGTGATCGTAACCGATGACAACCCCCGCAGCGAGCCGCCCGACGCCATTCGCGCGGCCATCATGGCGGCCAGCCCTGGCGCCATCGAGATCGGTGACCGCAGGCAGGCCATTGCGGCGGGCCTCGACATGCTCGGCGCGGGCGACGTACTGGTGGTGGCGGGCAAGGGCCATGAACAGGGGCAGATCGTGGGTGATGCGGTGCTGCCATTTGATGATGCCACGGTGATCCGTGGCCTGACGACGGGGACTGAATGA
- a CDS encoding FtsW/RodA/SpoVE family cell cycle protein, translating into MSNLSRINTSHLARWWRSIDRVTLICVGILIGFGYILMLAASPAVAVRIGASRDMFIFKQVVFLVLAAVIVCTTSLLSLRGVRMVGWIGFVLALGATFLTLVHGIEIKGARRWIALPMMSVQPSEFLKPFFAVVTAWLLTERKTRAYFPGLLVALGLFALVLLLLKSQPDIGMLSVITTVFLAQLFVDGLSLFLVGAGVASMVAAFIGAYMVFPHVRSRVERFLHPAVGDHYQIDTALRAFGNGGLLGRGPGEGRVKDLLPDAHADFVFAVAGEEFGMLVCLFIIGVFATIVIRTLLKLLRENDPFIAVATAGLVTGFGLQAFVNMGSTLHLIPTKGMTLPFISYGGSSAMSVALTIGLVLALTRNRPNENRFGQFTPAPSPAQRVSS; encoded by the coding sequence ATGAGCAACCTGTCGCGCATAAACACCTCGCATCTGGCGCGATGGTGGCGGAGCATCGACCGAGTCACGCTGATCTGCGTGGGTATCCTGATCGGGTTCGGCTATATCCTGATGCTGGCGGCAAGCCCGGCCGTGGCCGTGCGCATTGGTGCCTCGCGCGATATGTTCATTTTCAAGCAGGTCGTCTTTCTGGTGCTCGCGGCGGTGATCGTATGCACCACCTCGCTGCTTTCGCTGCGCGGGGTGCGGATGGTGGGGTGGATCGGCTTCGTGCTCGCACTCGGCGCCACCTTCCTCACCCTGGTGCATGGCATCGAGATCAAGGGCGCGCGGCGGTGGATCGCGCTGCCCATGATGTCGGTCCAGCCATCCGAATTTCTCAAGCCCTTCTTTGCCGTGGTCACCGCCTGGCTGCTGACCGAGCGCAAGACGCGGGCGTATTTTCCCGGCCTGCTGGTGGCGCTGGGGCTGTTCGCGCTCGTGCTGCTGCTGCTCAAGTCGCAGCCCGATATCGGCATGCTGAGCGTGATTACCACCGTATTCCTGGCGCAGCTTTTTGTTGATGGGCTGAGTCTGTTCCTGGTCGGCGCAGGTGTTGCCAGCATGGTGGCGGCGTTTATTGGCGCGTATATGGTGTTTCCGCACGTGCGCTCGCGCGTGGAGCGGTTTTTGCACCCTGCCGTGGGTGACCATTACCAGATCGACACGGCACTACGCGCCTTTGGCAATGGCGGCCTGCTGGGGCGCGGGCCGGGTGAAGGCCGGGTTAAGGACCTGCTGCCCGATGCGCACGCCGATTTCGTGTTCGCGGTGGCGGGCGAGGAGTTCGGCATGCTGGTGTGCCTGTTCATTATTGGCGTGTTCGCCACCATCGTCATCCGCACGCTGCTCAAGCTGCTGCGCGAGAATGATCCCTTCATTGCGGTGGCAACAGCGGGGCTGGTGACAGGCTTCGGCCTGCAGGCCTTTGTCAACATGGGCTCGACGCTGCACCTCATCCCGACCAAAGGCATGACGCTGCCGTTCATTTCCTATGGCGGCTCATCGGCCATGTCGGTGGCGCTGACCATCGGGCTGGTGCTGGCGCTGACCCGCAACCGGCCCAACGAGAACCGCTTCGGGCAGTTTACGCCAGCCCCATCCCCCGCACAGAGAGTATCGTCATGA
- the murF gene encoding UDP-N-acetylmuramoyl-tripeptide--D-alanyl-D-alanine ligase — translation MTVLWSRADLEAATSGRFPSSGDVVIAGTGVSIDTRTLQPGDVFIALKGENSNGHAHVATALAADAAAVVAHEPCGDDPRILMVGDTLAAMQGMARFARARFTGRMLAVTGSVGKTSVKDMLKAALNACGPTHGAVASYNNHWGVPLTLARLPATAAYCVCEIGMNHAGEIAPLAAMVRPDVAVVTTVAASHLGLMGSIDAIAHEKAELLLALPAGGTAVIPAGITGHDHFERNAGQKGATLWRVGTTPDCAARAHDVAQDAHGSTFSLTLPDWQGVARVNAPGRHMADNAMLALAAADAAGADMNLAVAGLATFRPGAGRGAIAKVMHDNVALLDESYNASPASVRAALDLLGLVATGRRIAVLGDMLELGAFARHEHASLLPAVRANADAVFCCGPNMKILFDSLPPALRGAWTPDSTTLAPLVRAALRAGDTVMVKGSLGSRMRHVVAALREDDARVGPA, via the coding sequence ATGACAGTGCTATGGAGCCGCGCGGACCTTGAGGCCGCGACATCGGGGCGTTTTCCGTCATCAGGCGACGTGGTCATTGCGGGCACCGGCGTCTCGATCGATACCCGCACGCTCCAGCCCGGCGATGTATTCATCGCGCTGAAGGGCGAGAACAGCAACGGGCACGCCCATGTCGCCACCGCCCTTGCCGCGGACGCTGCAGCCGTCGTGGCGCATGAGCCCTGTGGTGATGATCCGCGCATCCTGATGGTGGGCGACACGCTGGCCGCCATGCAGGGCATGGCCCGTTTCGCCCGCGCGCGCTTTACGGGCCGCATGCTGGCCGTGACCGGCAGCGTGGGCAAGACCTCGGTCAAGGACATGCTGAAAGCGGCCCTGAATGCGTGCGGGCCGACCCATGGCGCCGTGGCGTCTTATAACAATCATTGGGGCGTGCCGCTCACACTCGCCCGCCTGCCCGCCACGGCAGCCTACTGCGTGTGCGAGATCGGCATGAACCATGCAGGCGAGATCGCGCCGCTCGCCGCCATGGTGCGCCCCGACGTGGCGGTGGTGACCACGGTCGCCGCATCGCATCTGGGGCTGATGGGCAGCATCGACGCCATTGCGCACGAAAAGGCCGAACTCCTGCTGGCCCTGCCCGCGGGCGGCACCGCCGTCATCCCCGCCGGAATTACGGGACATGACCATTTTGAACGCAACGCTGGCCAGAAGGGCGCCACGCTGTGGCGCGTGGGTACAACGCCGGACTGCGCGGCGCGGGCACATGACGTGGCGCAGGATGCGCATGGCAGCACCTTCTCCCTCACGCTGCCGGACTGGCAGGGCGTGGCGCGCGTCAACGCGCCAGGGCGGCACATGGCCGATAACGCCATGCTGGCGCTCGCGGCGGCGGATGCGGCGGGTGCTGACATGAACCTTGCCGTAGCGGGCCTTGCCACTTTCCGCCCCGGCGCCGGGCGGGGCGCGATTGCAAAGGTGATGCATGACAATGTTGCCCTGCTTGATGAAAGCTATAATGCCTCCCCGGCCTCTGTCCGCGCCGCACTTGACCTGCTCGGGCTGGTTGCCACGGGGCGGCGCATCGCCGTGCTGGGCGACATGCTTGAACTCGGCGCATTTGCGCGGCATGAGCATGCCTCCCTTCTCCCTGCCGTCCGTGCAAACGCGGATGCTGTCTTCTGTTGCGGCCCGAATATGAAAATACTTTTTGACAGCCTGCCTCCTGCCCTACGCGGGGCCTGGACGCCGGATTCCACCACCCTTGCCCCCCTGGTGCGCGCAGCCCTGCGCGCGGGCGATACGGTTATGGTCAAGGGCAGCCTTGGCAGCCGCATGCGCCATGTCGTGGCCGCCCTGCGCGAAGATGATGCCCGGGTGGGACCGGCCTGA
- the murC gene encoding UDP-N-acetylmuramate--L-alanine ligase: protein MRALPLSIGTIHFVGIGGIGMSGIAEVLHMLGYAVQGSDIAESANVARLRASGIPVTIGHDADNLGGAQVVVTSTAVKRDNPEVVAARARLIPVVRRAEMLAELMRLRWSVAVGGTHGKTTTTSLVAAVLEAAKLDPTVINGGIIEAYGTNTRMGSGDWMVVEADESDGSFLRLPSVITVVTNMDPEHLDHWGTEEAMQAAYDQFVSNIPFYGFAVLCIDHPAVQQMIPRLSDHRIITYGFSPQADVRAEKVITDKLGATFEVVITNRNRNRSRRAGPFRLPMLGHHNVQNALAAIAVGTEMEIDDATIRSAFAAFRGVKRRFTRTGETGGITIIDDYGHHPVEIAAVLKAARQAGAGNVIAVMQPHRYSRLKSLFNEFCTCMNDAGTVIIADVYAAGEQPIEGIDRDALVEGLRERGHRSVVPLPGPEHLAEMINAIARPGDFVVCLGAGSITNWAQALPAQLAELQGIAHAPAQKADAHS from the coding sequence ATGAGAGCCCTGCCCCTTTCGATTGGCACCATTCATTTCGTCGGCATTGGCGGAATTGGCATGTCCGGCATTGCCGAAGTGCTGCACATGCTTGGCTATGCGGTGCAGGGCTCCGACATTGCCGAGAGCGCCAATGTCGCGCGCCTGCGTGCGTCCGGCATTCCCGTCACCATCGGCCATGACGCGGACAACCTTGGCGGCGCGCAGGTGGTGGTCACCTCCACCGCCGTCAAGCGCGACAACCCCGAGGTGGTGGCCGCGCGCGCGCGGCTGATCCCGGTGGTGCGCCGCGCCGAGATGCTGGCCGAGCTGATGCGCCTGCGCTGGTCGGTGGCTGTTGGCGGCACGCATGGCAAGACCACCACCACCAGCCTTGTCGCCGCCGTGCTCGAGGCCGCCAAGCTTGACCCCACGGTCATCAATGGCGGCATTATCGAGGCCTATGGCACCAACACCCGCATGGGCTCGGGCGACTGGATGGTGGTCGAGGCCGATGAGAGCGATGGCTCCTTCCTGCGCCTGCCTTCGGTCATTACGGTGGTCACCAACATGGACCCCGAGCACCTCGACCACTGGGGCACGGAAGAGGCGATGCAGGCGGCCTATGACCAGTTCGTTTCGAACATTCCGTTCTATGGCTTTGCCGTGCTGTGCATCGACCACCCCGCCGTGCAGCAGATGATTCCGCGCCTGTCCGACCACCGCATCATCACCTACGGCTTCTCGCCGCAGGCGGATGTGCGCGCCGAGAAGGTGATTACCGACAAGCTCGGCGCAACCTTCGAGGTCGTGATCACCAACCGCAACCGCAACCGCTCGCGCCGGGCGGGGCCGTTCCGCCTGCCCATGCTGGGCCACCACAACGTGCAGAACGCGCTGGCGGCGATTGCGGTGGGCACCGAGATGGAAATCGACGACGCCACCATCCGCTCGGCCTTCGCCGCCTTCCGTGGCGTCAAGCGCCGCTTTACCCGCACGGGCGAGACCGGTGGCATCACCATCATCGATGATTATGGCCATCACCCCGTCGAGATCGCAGCCGTGCTCAAGGCAGCAAGGCAGGCGGGCGCGGGCAACGTGATCGCGGTGATGCAGCCGCACCGCTATTCACGCCTCAAGAGCCTGTTCAACGAGTTCTGCACCTGCATGAACGATGCGGGCACGGTCATCATTGCCGATGTGTATGCCGCAGGCGAGCAGCCGATCGAGGGCATCGACCGCGATGCGCTGGTCGAGGGCCTGCGCGAGCGCGGGCACCGCTCGGTCGTGCCGCTGCCGGGGCCGGAACATCTGGCGGAAATGATCAACGCCATCGCCCGCCCCGGTGACTTCGTGGTGTGCCTTGGCGCTGGCAGCATCACCAACTGGGCGCAGGCGCTGCCTGCCCAGCTGGCGGAACTGCAGGGCATTGCCCATGCCCCCGCCCAGAAGGCGGATGCCCATTCATGA
- the murD gene encoding UDP-N-acetylmuramoyl-L-alanine--D-glutamate ligase, with protein MSGTFPPTLFAGHHYGVAGLGRNGHAAVTALLTMGASVQAWDDRSEAREALAAHPHLKVAPFTNMLGLAALVLSPGIPHRLPSPHPLATMAMEAGVPILSDAELLFRALRAAGGRARFAGITGTNGKSTTTVLLAHMLACGGIPVAVGGNLGPAALSLPLLPDDGVYVLEMSSYMLERLERLHFDAACLLNLTPDHLDRHGDMTGYTRAKMHVFDHQGPGDLAVLGATLPDYASLNRLLAPTRATVACISGADIPQCDFYCTPHALCDRHGVIADMTHVPDLPGTHNRENAAAATAMALHLGMPRAAVEGALRSFSALDHRQKTVGNHDGVRFINDSKATNADATARALACHERMVWIAGGTAKAGGIEPLAPLFGRVALALLIGRDAPVLARTLAQHKVPYRIVETLERAVPEAYEAARALGVDVVMLSPACASFDQFSGFEARGARFAALVQALVAKPEGTGTQ; from the coding sequence GTGAGCGGCACCTTCCCCCCCACCCTGTTCGCGGGCCACCATTATGGCGTGGCCGGGCTGGGCCGTAACGGCCATGCTGCTGTCACCGCCCTGCTGACCATGGGGGCCAGCGTGCAGGCATGGGATGACCGGTCCGAGGCCCGTGAGGCGCTTGCCGCCCACCCGCACCTGAAGGTCGCCCCCTTCACCAACATGCTGGGGCTGGCCGCCCTCGTGCTTTCACCGGGCATTCCGCACCGCCTGCCCAGCCCGCATCCGCTGGCCACCATGGCAATGGAGGCCGGCGTGCCGATCCTGTCGGATGCCGAACTGCTGTTCCGCGCCCTGCGGGCGGCGGGCGGGCGGGCACGCTTTGCGGGCATTACCGGCACCAATGGCAAGTCCACCACCACCGTGCTGCTGGCGCATATGCTGGCCTGTGGCGGCATTCCGGTGGCAGTTGGCGGCAACCTTGGTCCTGCGGCGCTCAGCCTGCCGCTGCTGCCTGATGATGGCGTGTACGTGCTGGAAATGTCATCGTACATGCTGGAGCGGCTGGAGCGGCTGCATTTCGATGCCGCCTGCCTGCTCAACCTGACGCCTGACCACCTTGACCGCCATGGCGACATGACCGGCTACACGCGGGCCAAGATGCATGTGTTCGACCATCAGGGGCCGGGCGATCTGGCCGTTCTGGGCGCGACCCTGCCCGATTATGCCAGCCTGAACCGCCTGCTTGCGCCAACCCGCGCCACCGTGGCCTGCATCAGCGGCGCGGACATACCGCAATGCGATTTCTACTGCACGCCGCATGCGCTGTGCGACCGCCACGGCGTGATTGCCGACATGACCCATGTGCCCGACCTGCCCGGCACCCATAACCGCGAGAACGCGGCTGCCGCCACCGCCATGGCGCTGCATCTGGGCATGCCGCGGGCTGCGGTAGAGGGCGCGCTGCGCAGCTTCAGCGCGCTGGACCACCGGCAGAAAACCGTGGGCAACCATGATGGCGTCCGCTTCATCAATGACAGCAAGGCCACCAATGCCGATGCCACGGCCCGCGCGCTCGCCTGCCATGAGCGCATGGTGTGGATTGCGGGTGGCACAGCCAAGGCGGGCGGGATCGAGCCGCTTGCCCCCCTGTTCGGGCGCGTGGCGCTGGCGCTGCTGATCGGGCGCGATGCGCCGGTGCTGGCCCGCACCCTTGCCCAGCACAAGGTGCCCTACCGCATTGTCGAAACCCTTGAGCGCGCCGTGCCCGAGGCATACGAGGCCGCCCGCGCGCTGGGCGTGGATGTGGTGATGCTTTCGCCCGCCTGCGCAAGCTTTGACCAGTTCAGCGGTTTTGAAGCCCGTGGCGCGCGCTTTGCAGCCCTTGTGCAGGCCCTTGTGGCGAAGCCGGAGGGCACCGGCACGCAATGA
- the mraY gene encoding phospho-N-acetylmuramoyl-pentapeptide-transferase — MLYDLFEHHATAHTSVLNLFRYITFRSGAACLTALVISLCLGNPLIAQLRRIQRGGQPIRKLGPERHLIEKVGTPTMGGVLILLSLFGSTLLWADLTNGFVWAVMLTTAAFGAVGFADDYLKLSRRNTDGVSKRMRLGCEFGASLIGGLWLEHMMPPDLANHLAFPFVKDLLLPLGYAFPLFAMITITGFGNAVNFTDGLDGLAIVPVIVAALVFALISYLVGNHVFADYLQLHAVPGTGELGVFCSALVGAGLGFLWFNAPPAAVFMGDTGSLALGGALGAVAVAVKHELVLCIVGGLFVVETLSVIIQVFWYKRTGRRVFLMAPLHHHFEKKGWAESKIVIRFWIVSIVLGLCGLATLKLR; from the coding sequence ATGCTCTATGACCTGTTCGAGCACCATGCCACGGCCCATACCTCCGTGCTCAACCTGTTTCGCTACATCACGTTCCGCTCGGGGGCTGCGTGCCTGACCGCACTGGTCATCAGCCTGTGCCTGGGCAACCCGCTGATCGCGCAGCTGCGCCGCATCCAGCGTGGCGGCCAGCCCATCCGCAAGCTCGGGCCGGAGCGCCACCTGATTGAAAAGGTCGGCACCCCCACCATGGGCGGCGTGCTGATCCTGCTCTCGCTATTCGGCTCGACCCTGCTGTGGGCCGACCTGACCAACGGCTTTGTCTGGGCTGTCATGCTCACCACGGCGGCCTTTGGCGCGGTGGGCTTTGCCGATGACTACCTCAAGCTGTCACGCCGCAATACCGATGGCGTGTCCAAGCGCATGCGTCTGGGCTGCGAGTTCGGGGCCTCGCTGATCGGCGGCCTCTGGCTCGAACACATGATGCCGCCTGATCTGGCCAACCACCTCGCCTTTCCGTTCGTGAAAGACCTGCTGCTGCCGCTGGGCTACGCCTTTCCGCTGTTTGCCATGATCACCATTACCGGGTTTGGCAACGCCGTGAACTTTACCGACGGGCTCGACGGGCTGGCCATCGTGCCGGTCATTGTCGCAGCCCTCGTATTCGCGCTGATTTCCTACCTCGTGGGCAACCATGTGTTTGCCGACTACCTGCAACTGCACGCCGTGCCCGGCACGGGCGAACTTGGGGTGTTCTGCTCCGCCCTTGTGGGCGCGGGGCTGGGCTTTCTGTGGTTCAACGCCCCGCCTGCGGCCGTGTTCATGGGTGATACCGGCTCGCTCGCGCTGGGTGGCGCGCTTGGGGCCGTGGCCGTTGCGGTCAAGCATGAACTGGTGCTGTGCATCGTGGGCGGGCTGTTCGTGGTGGAAACGCTTTCGGTCATCATTCAGGTGTTCTGGTACAAGCGCACCGGGCGGCGCGTGTTCCTGATGGCGCCGCTGCACCACCATTTCGAGAAAAAGGGCTGGGCGGAATCCAAGATCGTGATCCGGTTCTGGATCGTGTCCATCGTGCTGGGGCTGTGTGGTCTGGCCACGCTGAAACTGCGGTGA